From the genome of Vicia villosa cultivar HV-30 ecotype Madison, WI linkage group LG2, Vvil1.0, whole genome shotgun sequence, one region includes:
- the LOC131646976 gene encoding calcineurin B-like protein 1, translating to MGCVSSKVRTYLGHEDPFILASETTFSVCEVEALFELFKSISRSVIDDGLISKEEFQLAIFNNRTKENLFANRIFDLFDVKGKGVIDFGDFVRALNVFHPNTSQEVKIDFSFRLYDLDNSGFIERHEVKEMINAILCESEIKLSDDMIETIIEKTFLDADPNQDGKIDKSEWKIFVSKNMSLLKIMTLPYLKDITTSFPSFVFNTKLDDDIVVT from the exons ATGGGTTGTGTATCCTCTAAAGTAAGAACATATCTAGGACATGAAGATCCATTCATTCTTGCATCAGAAACGACTT TTAGTGTATGTGAAGTTGAAGCATTATTTGAACTTTTTAAGAGCATAAGTAGGTCTGTCATTGATGATGGACTAATAAGCAAG GAAGAATTTCAATTGGCAATTTTCAATAATAGAACAAAGGAAAATCTATTTGCGAATCGG ATCTTTGATCTATTTGATGTCAAAGGGAAAGGAGTAATTGACTTTGGTGATTTTGTTAGAGCACTCAATGTGTTTCACCCAAATACATCCCAAGAAGTCAAGATAGATT TTTCATTCAGGCTTTATGATTTGGATAATTCAGGCTTTATAGAGCGTCATGAA GTGAAAGAAATGATAAATGCAATTTTATGTGAATCTGAAATTAAGTTGAGTGATGATATGATAGAAACAATTATTGAGAAG ACTTTCTTGGATGCTGACCCAAATCAAGATGGAAAAATAGACAAATCCGAGTGGAAAATCTTTGTTTCTAAAAACATGTCATTGCTAAAAATCATGACACTACCCTATCTAAA GGACATAACAACATCTTTTCCTAGTTTTGTATTTAACACAAAATTGGATGATGACATTGTTGTTACATGA